Proteins co-encoded in one Fusarium fujikuroi IMI 58289 draft genome, chromosome FFUJ_chr06 genomic window:
- a CDS encoding probable superoxide dismutase, with protein sequence MVKAVSVLRGDSKVSGTVIFEQESESAPTTITWDITGNDPNAKRGFHIHTFGDNTNGCTSAGPHFNPHNKTHGAPSDETRHVGDLGNLETDGQGNAKGSVTDSLVKLIGPHSIIGRTVVIHAGTDDLGKGDNEESLKTGNAGPRPACGVIGISN encoded by the exons ATGGTCAAGGCTG TGAGCGTTCTCCGCGGTGACTCCAAGGTCTCCGGCACCGTCATCTTCGAGCAGGAGTCCGAGTCTGCtcccaccaccatcacctgGGACATCACTGGTAACGATCCTAACGCCAAACGAGGATTCCACATCCACACCTTCGGCGATAACACCAACGGATGCACTTCCGCTGGCCCTCACT TCAACCCTCACAACAAGACCCATGGTGCTCCCTCTGACGAGACTCGTCACGTTGGAGACCTCGGAAACCTGGAGACCGATGGCCAGGGAAACGCCAAGGGCTCTGTCACCGACTCCCTTGTCAAGCTGATTGGCCCCCATAGCATCATCGGC CGAACCGTCGTTATCCACGCCGGCACCGACGACCTCGGCAAGGGCGATAACGAGGAGTCCCTTAAGACTGGTAACGCTGGTCCCCGACCTGCTTGCG GTGTCATCGGAATCTCCAACTAG
- a CDS encoding probable 100 kDa protein P100 — MSKVFLGNVKSVLSGDTLVLTSTKNPNNERTLSLAYVTAPHLKREGDEPFAFQSREYLRDLVIGKVVQATILYTIPTSGREFGTAQLQDGTILPDELVKAGWLKVREDAGRKEESDEVLDRLETLRQLENKAKAEDKGLHVGVGGIIEVQNDLGGPEFLKEWKGKTVDGIVERVLSGDRVLVRLLLSEKKHVQPMTLIAGIRTPATERTLPSTGTTQPAEEYGNEARSFVESRLLHRRIKVEIVGASAQGQLVAALIHPRGNIAEFLLQEGLARCNDFHSIMLGERMAALRAAEKQAQSKKLRLHKHHVAKTGSGNQDAIVSKVIGADTILVRNKAGTTEKRINISSVRGPRTTEPSESPFREEAKEFLRQKLIGKHVRISIDGNKPATEGYEAREVATVTEKNTNINLLLVENGWASVIRHRKDDTDRAPNYDDLLAAQEKAKEEKKGMWSGKPQKAKQYTDLSENTQKAKIMLATLQRQKKVPAIVDFCKAGSRFTILIPRENIKLTMVLGGIRAPRAPRADGEGGEPFGKESLDLANRRCNQRDCEVDIHDMDKVGGFIGDLYINRENFAKVLVEEGLASVHAYSAEKSGNAAELFTAEKKAKEARKNLWQDWDPSQDEEYEEENTAEISPETEVSIDKKPTDYRDVIITNVDANGKLKIQEIGKGTAALESLMSEFRRFHLDSKNNNPLKDAPKTGEYVSAKFSADGQWYRARVRANDRSAKKSEVVYIDYGNSEKVPWSSLRGLDQPKFGAQKLKAQAIDASLSFVQLPTGADYFQDAIDFIYELTENKRLVANFDFVDNKENLSYVTLYDTGSSGELPGPNDSINKEVVAGGYGMVPKKLKAWERSKAFESTLKHLKEVESQAKDQRLGMWEYGDITED, encoded by the coding sequence ATGTCCAAAGTCTTTTTAGGCAATGTCAAGAGCGTGCTTAGTGGCGACACGCTGGTATTGACAAGTACCAAGAACCCCAACAATGAACGGACCCTGTCTCTCGCCTATGTCACGGCCCCTCACTTGAAGCGTGAGGGTGACGAGCCTTTCGCCTTCCAGTCTCGCGAGTACCTTCGAGACCTCGTCATCGGAAAGGTCGTTCAAGCAACCATTCTGTACACAATCCCTACTTCCGGCCGAGAATTTGGTACTGCCCAACTTCAGGATGGAACCATTCTGCCTGATGAGCTTGTTAaggctggctggctgaagGTCCGCGAGGATGCTGGTCGGAAGGAGGAGTCGGATGAGGTGCTTGACCGCCTTGAAACACTTCGCCAGCTCGAAAataaggccaaggctgaggacaAGGGACTCCATGTCGGAGTTGGTGGTATTATTGAGGTTCAAAATGATCTCGGTGGTCCTGAATTCTTGAAGGAGTGGAAAGGCAAGACAGTGGATGGTATTGTTGAGCGAGTTCTTAGTGGCGACCGCGTATTAGTGCGGCTCTTGCTCTCCGAGAAGAAGCACGTTCAGCCCATGACACTGATTGCAGGTATCCGAACGCCTGCCACCGAGCGCACTCTTCCCTCTACTGGTACCACCCAGCCAGCCGAGGAATATGGAAATGAGGCTAGATCATTTGTTGAGTCAAGGCTGCTCCATCGTCGGATTAAGGTCGAGATCGTTGGTGCTAGCGCCCAAGGGCAGCTTGTTGCCGCCCTTATCCACCCCCGAGGAAATATCGCCGAGTTTCTACTCCAAGAAGGTCTTGCACGATGTAATGACTTCCATTCTATTATGTTGGGTGAGAGAATGGCTGCTCTCCgtgctgctgagaagcaggCGCAGTCCAAGAAGCTCCGGCTCCACAAACACCATGTTGCTAAGACTGGGAGCGGAAACCAGGACGCAATTGTATCCAAGGTCATTGGTGCCGATACCATTCTCGTAAGAAATAAGGCCGGGACAACAGAGAAgcgcatcaacatcagcagtGTCCGAGGGCCCCGCACTACGGAACCTTCAGAAAGTCCTTTCCGGGAGGAAGCCAAGGAGTTTCTTCGACAAAAGCTGATTGGAAAGCATGTGAGAATCAGCATTGATGGTAACAAACCCGCGACAGAAGGATATGAGGCTCGTGAAGTCGCCACTGTCACCGAAAAGAACACCAATATCAACCTTCTCTTGGTTGAGAACGGATGGGCGTCAGTCATCCGACATCGAAAGGATGACACTGACCGAGCCCCTAATTACGATGACCTCCTCGCTGCCCAagagaaggctaaagaggagaagaagggtaTGTGGTCAGGCAAACCTCAGAAGGCAAAGCAGTACACCGACCTCTCCGAGAACACACAGAAGGCCAAAATCATGCTGGCTACCCTACAACGACAAAAGAAGGTACCTGCTATTGTCGACTTCTGCAAAGCCGGTTCTAGGTTCACTATCTTGATTCCACGAGAGAATATAAAACTCACAATGGTTCTGGGTGGAATCCGTGCCCCTCGAGCTCCCAGGGCCGATGGCGAAGGAGGTGAGCCTTTCGGCAAGGAGTCTCTCGATCTTGCCAATCGTCGATGTAACCAGCGCGACTGTGAGGTAGATATCCATGACATGGACAAGGTTGGTGGCTTCATCGGTGACCTTTATATCAACCGAGAAAACTTCGCCAAGGTCTTGGTCGAAGAAGGTCTCGCATCTGTTCACGCTTATTCCGCGGAAAAGTCTGGTAACGCTGCTGAGCTATTCAccgctgagaagaaggccaaggaggctCGGAAGAACTTATGGCAAGATTGGGACCCCTCACAGGACGAGGAGtacgaggaagagaacacTGCTGAAATTTCTCCTGAAACCGAAGTCTCTATTGACAAGAAGCCCACCGACTACCGCGATGTTATTATCACTAATGTTGACGCTAACGGTAAACTCAAGATTCAAGAGATCGGCAAGGGAACAGCCGCTCttgagagcttgatgagcGAATTCCGAAGATTCCACCTTGATTccaaaaacaacaacccTCTCAAGGACGCTCCAAAGACCGGCGAGTACGTCTCAGCCAAATTCTCTGCTGATGGTCAGTGGTACCGAGCCCGCGTGAGGGCCAATGACCGCAGTGCCAAGAAGTCTGAAGTTGTTTATATCGATTATGGCAACAGTGAGAAGGTCCCTTGGTCTAGCCTACGAGGACTGGATCAACCCAAATTTGGTGCGCAGAAGTTGAAGGCTCAGGCCATTGATGCCTCTCTCTCGTTTGTGCAACTTCCTACCGGTGCCGATTATTTCCAAGATGCTATCGATTTCATCTACGAACTCACTGAGAATAAGCGACTTGTTGCCAACTTCGACTTCGTTGACAACAAGGAGAATCTGAGCTATGTCACATTGTATGACACTGGATCCTCAGGAGAACTTCCCGGGCCCAATGACTCTATCAACAAGGAAGTTGTTGCCGGTGGGTACGGCATGGTTCctaagaagctcaaggcttgGGAACGCAGTAAAGCGTTTGAATCTACCCTCAAGCACCTTAAGGAGGTCGAGAGCCAGGCAAAGGACCAACGCCTGGGTATGTGGGAGTATGGAGATATCACTGAAGACTAA
- a CDS encoding probable transaldolase, with protein sequence MSSSLEQLKAIGTTVVSDSGDFVSIGKYKPQDATTNPSLILAASKKAEYAKLIDVAIDYAKKKGGSIDQQVDDALDRLLVEFGKEILKIIPGKVSTEVDARYSFDTEASVNKALHLIEGISKDRILIKIAATWEGIKAAEILQRDHGINTNLTLMFSLVQAIGAAEAGAYLISPFVGRILDWFKASTKKEYSKEEDPGVQSVKTIFNYYKKYGYNTIVMGASFRNTGEITELAGCDYLTISPNLLEDLLNSNEPVPKKLDASQAASLDIEKKSYINDEALFRFDFNEDQMAVEKLREGISKFAADAVTLKSILKEKLA encoded by the exons atgtcttcctcTCTCGAacagctcaaggccatcggCACT ACTGTTGTGTCCGACTCTG GTGACTTTGTCT CCATTGGCAAGTACAAGCCTCAGGATGCCACCACCAACCCTTCACTCATTCTCGCTGCctccaagaaggccgagtACGCCAAGTTGATCGATGTCGCCATTGACTATgctaagaagaagggtggcTCTATCGACCAGCAGGTCGATGATGCTCTCGACCGTCTTCTTGTCGAGTTTGGCAAGGAGATCCTTAAGATCATTCCCGGCAAGGTCTCAACTGAGGTCGATGCCCGATACTCTTTCGACACCGAGGCTTCTGTCAACAAGGCCCTTCACCTCATTGAG GGTATTTCCAAGGATCGCATTCTGATCAAGATCGCCGCCACTTGGGAGGGcatcaaggctgctgagattcTCCAGCGCGACCAcggcatcaacaccaacctcaCCCTCATGTTCTCTCTTGTCCAAGCTATTGGTGCTGCCGAGGCCGGTGCCTACCTCATCTCTCCCTTCGTCGGCCGCATTCTTGACTGGTTCAAGGCTTCTACCAAGAAGGAATACTCTAAGGAGGAGGACCCTGGTGTTCAGTCCGTCAAGACCATCTTCAACTACTACAAGAAGTACGGTTACAACACCATCGTCATGGGCGCCTCTTTCCGAAACACTGGCGAGATCACTGAGCTTGCTGGCTGCGACTACTTGACCATCTCT CCTAACCTGCTTGAGGACCTTCTGAACTCGAATGAGCCCGTtcccaagaagcttgatgcttCCCAGGCTGCTTCTCTAGAtattgagaagaagtcttATATCAATGATGAGGCTCTCTTCCGCTTCGACTTCAACGAGGACCAGATGgccgttgagaagctccGAGAGGGTATCAGCAAGTTcgctgctgatgctgtcaCCCTCAAGAGCatcctcaaggagaagctcgcCTAA